Below is a genomic region from Gadus morhua chromosome 4, gadMor3.0, whole genome shotgun sequence.
TTTAATAATACTTCCAaaaatatttatgtgtgttactgtgttcaACTTTATGGTTATAATGGAATTTTCTTGATTTAGAATTGCTTATAGCCGTCTTAAATCTGTATATTTGTCTAGGTCTAAAGTAATTTACCTCAGGGTGCGCTCTAACTTCTGAACAGGCAGCTCCACTGATGTTATCACTGCAAGGGCAACCGCCCTTCTATCCAGCCTGGTGTTGCTTATCGCCAGCAATTCCGTCAAGGCAAAGCACATTTATTTACATAGCACCCTTCAAAACCCAAAGGCCATGAATTCTTAGCCACCACTATAATTAGATTTAgttttcatgttttattttattttttttaatctataaataaaaaagttgCAAAAATATGGATTTATCTGAATATCTACTTAAATCATCACATTTCTGCCCAGGTGCAGCGTTGTAAGCTGATATGTTTAGATGTGTCCTTCAGGTGGAAATTCTCAAAATAGGGGTTGGTATTTAAGAGGTTAAAGTTTAGGTACATAGCGACACCAATATGTTTGACTTGGCTTTTAGATTAATCTTTCCTCCTGTGCACCAGAAACCATTATTTTTAGTTTATTTCACTTCTGGAAATGTTGGCAAATCCAGTCATTCATTTGCTTTATGCAATTGAACCTGAATAATTTAGACCATTCTCACCTGGTTTATATTAGCCCCTTTACGTTTCATGAGGAGGGACCCACAAATGGACCCTTGAGGAACCCCCACAAGTAACCTTTGCCCTCTCAGGTAGTTACCAATAGATACCTAAGAGTCTTTAAAGTGAGTCTCTATCCCCAACTGTTCTCCAGAGGGAAACTGCAGAGTGAGACCTTAAAGGTCTGAAGATAATCCTGCCCTTCTTTTGACCTTTGGGATGAACCATTTAGATGAACACAGTAGCCCCCTTTGTTAAATGCTTAGTTTCAGGTAAAGAGACAGTGGTTCTTtgtctaaaataatataaattaaaaggTTTTACCATCAAGTTCTGTGTGATTAGTCTCAATTGCAATGAAACAGTATAGTCATGGAAGGCCAATCCTAAACACATGCCTGTTGGAGTGATTTATCAAGGACACGGGTTGTGTATCTATTCTATctggaaagaaaaggagaggacaAGTTGAGACACTCGTGCTGCAAGACCTTCTACTAACTATACCCTTGCTGCAATTACATTGCAATTCTTAATCTGGACATTAGCTCTCCAACCCGCCTCGTATGCTTGCGCAAGGATTTCTTCACTCATTAGCAAATATTGAGCTGCAAATGGATTAAAAGTGGATTTGTCAGCAAAGCATGTGTCGCAAAGAGTATGTCAACattgtgtgttgtgatttagacAACTACTTGTTAACAAATCGCAACCTAGTGGACAATAGGCCTACAGCTCTGTTGTACCTTGTAATGTTCCTTGTTACCGAATTACAACTTGGCGACATCGTTAGGCTGTTCTACATTCTACGTTACTACCATAGGCTCCTACGTTTCTTTTGTGATCAATTTTGCATTTGCTATTGAGTTATGATGGAAATTAAGATTTAGATAGTCAAAACGTTGGCTGTATCTGATGTGATGCCGTAAATAGCCTTCATAAATGAATGAGAAGATGCCAACTTGATCGACATGGCTTACAACAAAGTAGTAAATGTTTCCAAAACTCAACACATGCTGGGGATGTAGAAATATTGTCCTTCTACTAAATAAAATACACGCTCCTGGTGACGAATGGAGTATATTCTAGTTACAAGCAGGATTTTAGCCCTGGCCTTTCTACTGCAGAAGTGTGCAGGTGCTGTCATCTGCTGGACAGATAAATAATGATGAGGTCCTTCATGATGCACCCGAGCATAGGTCGTGCTTCCTTTAAGGTTCAGTGTGGAACTCATTGTCCCTTTCTCTGCAGTCCTTCCCCCTCTGCCTTTTATCATaataaatcattaaaataatacaaaacaaaaaagataatTACTAATAAACGGACATAAGGTTAACTAGTGTGAATGATGTACACAATTAATACGTAACATGTCATAGTATTTTGGTCATGGAAACTTTTTGCGTTAATTGCCGTCACCTGTTCAAAGCGCAACAGTACTGACCTTATAAACGGTAGCTTGCTTCAAGTAGCCACCAGGTGGTGCCGTTAAACCCATTTACAAGGCATTTATACATAAAAATGGCTCTTAGAAAACGTCTATAACCTCAGCATTGATTTTAATAAGTTGTCACCATTTGTATGCAAAATTGCCTTTATTTTCCATGAACTCCATTTTCATACATTTGTTTGTATAATAAATAGACATGAGAAACAGGCTGAAAATTCTGTCCCCTTCCCATGTTGATTCTGCACCATTTTTTTTCTGCGCACTGCAAACTTGTTTCATAGAATTTACAACTGAAAATTAAAAACCAAAGCTTGACACAAGCTGAAATCACTGCTACCGGCCCTTTGTTCACCTCATAAGTTACATACATGTATGAGCCGTGTTCGGTGTAGCAAACCccagaaacaaaaatatatatatagtattcaCAGTTTAGATATTTACACTTTTTAAGATTACAAAGGATATGGGCAGAAAAATGAAGACGTTTCCACAAGAAACAATCTTTCAAAAAGGTAGGAGACATTTTCAGTACGTAATGGACCTTTTTTCTCGTTTAAATAAACCACCTTTTAACCCTTGTTAAACTTGGCAGATTCCTTTTACAGATCCCTGAAAATATCTTCTTAAATACTCAGTCTTTTGTCTAAAAAAACTTAACAAAAAAATGCATCATTAAAAGTATTACATTTgtgaagtaaaaaaaagaaaatcaaaatcTATACAATAGTTCATGTACAATATTAACATCAACGGTGTTGTGggggaaaaacacaaaaaaaaaaaaaaacttagaaTCTTCCCAGCTGATGGAGGGCAATGACTGACTTGGTCGAAAAAAGGAATCCGATTGACTAGAAATAACAGGAAGCTGAAGTGCAAGCCTCTAGTGCATTGACGTCCATGAAGAAGATCCGCCTTCTTAGTGACGCATTGTTAAAGAAACAACGTtagaggacagacggacagacggaccgaggaaacactgatcaaaacactGGTAGTAAagcgggggtggggtgggggggggggagagagggattagGGGCTAGAGGAAGGGGTTAAGTTGTGAgatggatggaggaagaggaggtctaGGTTTTGAAGAAGAGGTGTAGTTCTAAGTGGGGTGGAGGAAGAGCTATCGGGGTTGGGAAAGGAGACTAGTTGTTAGAGGGGTGGAGCGAGAGGTAGGGTTTTTAAGAGGGGCTGGAGGAAGCACTACAAGATGGAGCAGGTTCACTTGTGAGACAATCATCCATAACACCTCATTAGGAAAGAACAAACCAATAGatgaatacagacacacacctcttcaTGCCAAACACCACTAACAATGGTGACAATGGGCGACTAACTTGTGCATGCAACTTAACATTGCAGTCTGAGacgacaaacagacacacacacacacacacacactcaaatggcACTTAACGTAATTTCGtcagcttttttttctttttttcatacaccattttctttttcaaaagtGACAAATATATTATTTCCTCACAATGTAGGGTGTTAAATTAGACTGGAGACTCCGATTCATCCGATTCTGAAGAATCGAACCCTTCAGCCACTATAACCTACAGGGTTCTCCCAagtctcttcttttttttaatccaaaatGAAAATACTTAACCTAATCTCTCAAACCGTAACCTGGCAACAAGTGAACACTCAATCATGCActcaacacaaaaaacaatcaCGTCTTTGAAAAAAACTAGATCATAAAACATGTACAGAAGAATCAAAAAACACTGGATATTCGTTAATACCATCAGAGTTGGTTTTAGTTTTGCACCTAGAATCCTTACCTTTGCATAAACTCAAAAAGGAAGCAGCGATACTGGCTGGTGACGGTGAGAGATAGCCTAACGTCCCGTACAAAATGTATgcggttgtggttgtttttcttttgttgtggAGGTTGTGGTGTAGTTTCAGAAAACGGGTGCATCAGAAGAGGTAGAGCCAGAAACCAGCACGGTTTCTTCACGTGGAGGGCCAGTTGTACAACGTTTGAGCTTTTCCTTTCAAGCCCCATCTTGGGTGCCACTGGTTGAATCTGGGGAGCCTCTGGCTTCaggctttggggggggggggggggatcttccTAAgagcgtgcgtgtttgtctgtgacaCCGCGTTTCTAAGCAGCTCTCCATGCTAAGTCTATGTGCTGTGGGACATGTACCACATGTGGTAAAGCTGACGTGAGTTAAGTTAAAGTGATAGTACATTCAAACGTACGGAAAACACAAACGGGCCTTACGGGTTCGGGAGACTGCTGAATCGACTCTTAACCACGTTACCGAGTTCATTAAGAATGTGCCAGCAAGGCCTAGTATCTCGGGCCAATATTTCAGTCAGTGGCAGTAGTCAAACAATTTTCTTTTCTGTACCGTAGCACCAGAAATCGTAAACAATCTTTAGGgaaatgtgtgtgcgcgcgtgtgttggGGAGTCAAAAACATACAACTGATCCGTAGCCACAAAATCTTTTCTTTTGGCATGAGGAGTCTGTGTGAGTGTCGGgttagtgggggtggggggggggggggggggggggcagcaaggGGACAGTGCTTCTCGGTTGggttctctcttttctttctgaAGACGTCCTTGTCCGTAGAATGGACAGCGAGGGATCAGTTGAGGGTGCCCCTGCAGTTCTCCGCCCCACACAGACAGGGGATCTTCTCGTCCTCTATGGGGAACTTGTAGTCGTAGGTGATCTCCTCGTTGACGTTGATGGGCTGCCGCGAGTAGATGACGATCTTCTTCTGGGCCTCCACCGTGATCACCTTGGCGTAGCAGTTGGGCTACGGGGAAACACATCGTCATGTTAACGGCCTGCAGATATATCGGTTGGTCCGATTTTATGGGCCGATATTGACTTGTCAcggatatatatcgttatcggcGTACACGTTTTTGCCGACGTGGTGTTGCTGTATAAACTTAATCACCTTTTTATAAATCCTCTATTGTGGTGGTCGAATGTTGATTTTTATACAGAGCACATCCACGTAAACTCTCATATGAAAGGTTAACAGCTCCTTCACATAGGTTCCTTTAGCTCAGGATCTTAAAAAGGTGACattttataccaccaggtgcgagtgtgattagccgttccaagccgttttgaaaatctgcctcttctgacatcaccagtggtagtgtccacctagatgtgtgctggaaagATCAGTCTACCTGCCTACACAGTggactgggtaggctggtagactgatcatcgttgctcatctatccgtcatacagcTAGGTGGACACAGCCACACATGTttgaagaggcagattttcaaaacggcttgtaacggctaatcacactcacacctggtgatataacatgtcacctttaattCGATGTTGCTGTGGCCTGAAGCATTGATGGAGGTTGAGCAGCATATCCAAGGAGCTGCTTCAGCCCCAGGATACCAcaatatgtatacatgtatatacacacacatcttgaTACAGATATTACTCCCCAACATCGGTATCAGCCCCCATACAATATTCTCCCACGCGTCGTTCAGGCCATGGGATGCGAGGGTCGTGTGCTGTGGGGTCTTACGTTGCAGCTGTGGTTGATGAAGCGGGCGAAGTTGCCGCACTTGGTGGCGTCGATGATGGTGTCGTGGTCCACGCGGAACATGTAGCTGCTGCCGATCCCCTCTTCCTCGTAGCGCTTCTCCCGCATGTCCGCGATCacctgggagacacacacacacgttagccCTTCATGTAGTGCCATGGGACAGGTGTGTTTAAGGGGTGTTTAAGGGGTGTCGTGAAGGGAGTGAGGAGACCGTTGTTTCGTTGCATACAGGAACACTCTGgactgttcttttttttttattttttaaaagggtTCTGGTGATCGTGGGTAATAGGTGGTTTAGCAAATGACCCCCTCGGCCAACAGCCGAGCCGCTGCCCACCTGTCGGATGTTCTGGCCGACGTATTCGATGACCATCTCGTCGGCGGCGATGGGCTCCAGAGCAAACAGACCCCAGTCGTGGATGCCCGACCGACAGAACCGGATCTTCTTCTTGCGGAACTGGAGACAAGAGACGGGAAATGAGGACGTATGGCACACTCAAGGGTAGTAAGTACTATATGAGTACCAATGAGTAAAGTAGCACTTATAGTTGACCCTCCCACCCAGAGTGTATTGATGATTCATGCTCTACCAATTCAGTACGATGGAATCGAGGAATGGATGATTGGAGCACAGTATTAGTTTTACCATTCACTGGTTACATTTGAGTAAAACATTTGGTTGACCTGAAGCCGGTTGAATtagaatatatatttcttaaCTTTAACTGGTTAATTTAGAGTTAAACATGTGTTTTACCTTAAGCTGGTTGAATTTGAGTTAAACATGTGTTTTACCTTAAGCTGGTTGAATTTGAGTTAACATGTGTTTTACCTTAAGCTGGTTGAATTTGAGTTAACATGTGTTTTACCTTAAGCTGGTTGAATTTGAGTTAACATGTGTTTTACCTTAAGCTGGTTGAATTTGAGTTAACATGTTTTACCTTAAGCTGGTTGAATTTGAGTTAACATGTTTTACCTTAAGCTGGTTGAATTTGAGTTAACATGTTTTACCTTAAGCTGGTTGAATTTGAGCAGGTCGCTGTCACAAGCGAACGAAGAGAGCAGGCGCCGCTGTTCCGAGCGCCGCTCTGAGCCTGATCTGGTGGACACGTGGACCTGGGCAGGAATGCTCATCCcctggggagacagagggcGGGGGTGAGGAGGCTGTACCATGTTCACTGCTCCACTAGGTCATAATGGCTCATATGATCAAGTCTATTAAAGGGATGCCCCAATGACGACAGTAGGTTCAGATACAGGTGATTCACCAGAATAACATCAAGTCTCTCCGTGCAAACATCCATGGCAAAGGTACAGAGAAATGTTTCCAACATCCAACATGAAGAGAAAAAGTATACTCCGACACAGTGCATTGTGACAGATGAAACGCTAGGGCCGCTTATGGAAAGAAACATAATCACGATTACTtgggtcaatattgaaatctcgATTATTCAAAACACGATGCATtcattcagcatttctctccagaACAACACTTTGTAGCCGAGAACTTTGACATTTCCcctgaaaaaaaatacacaaaatgttccAATCGAAAACAATGAACAAATACTTATCCATCTGTTTTGCAATTTCAAtgaaacatttaatgaataaaacaaatatgatgaaaaaaaaaaaaaagtttcaaccCAAAAATCGTAATAACGTTCAAAATGTGCTCAATTGCACGGCCCTATGAGCGCTGAGCCTTATCCCCGTGCCCCTCATGCCCCCGGGGCCTCACCTGGGTGTCGGCGGGGGGCTCCTCCGACAGCAGCCGCGTGCTCTGCAGGTACTTGATCTTGTCCTTCCTCTCGATCTTGTAGTAGCCCTCGCTGCGGGCGCAGCCGGTGGAGTGGTCACGCATGCCGTCGTCGCGCCGCTTGCGCTTCACCGCCGGCACGTTGGTAGGTGCAGAGGAGTTAAGGACCACAGCGCAACCGTCAGAGAACCCACCGCCTAGCTAActtctgagggggggggggttctaaaTGCTAGCGGGTTTGTTGTTTGAACGGCGGCGAGTAATCGTCCCGCAGACGGACATACAACCCTGACGTTTGACGGGAGAGGACACCTGAACTGGAGTAGCTTCAAATACGAAGCATGAATGGGGTTTGGGCTTTGTCGTGTTGTTAAAAACACCGAACCCCTAATATAGCATCAGAACCTCAGACAGTTACTGAGTTACTGCTTTTCTGTTTCACCTTATAaaagtaaccctaaccctcatcatTAGAAAAAATCCCCTTTTAGCTCTCACCATTATACACAATGCGGTAAATGCCTCCCTGTAATGGCCAGAAGAGGgcgccaacaacaacaaccatccCTTCATGAGTACACACAAACGGCGGGAGGAGCAGTGAAGGATATGAGGGTGGTTGACCCACAGCGTGTCGTTCAGCCACACGTTGCAGTCGTCCTGCTGCAGCATCTTGTCGTAGGTGACCTGCAGCAGGCGGATGTCCTCCTCGTCGATGCCGTCGTTCCAGATGTCGTACAGGATGGTCACCTCCTCGAAGTCGCTGCGCAGCGCGAAGCAGGGCCGCGAGGGCGTGGCGGCGGGCGACAGGctgtccagcagcagctcctcccAGCGGCGCCGCGCCCGCCGCGCCGGCTGCACCGACGACAGCCGGTAGGGCGGGAagccgtcgtcgtcgtcgagGCACGCCTCCGCCTTGACCGTCTTCTCTTCCCGGAAGTCCAGGCCGCGGTGGTCCGACGCCTCGGGGCGCTTCGGGGGCAACGCCGCGTCGGGGAGCAGCGACCTCGCGTGGGGGTCCGGCAGGAGGGACGAGGGGTCCGGCGACTCGGCGGGCGGCATCGGCTCCGAGGGGAACTTCTTGTTCTTGGGCCGGCCGAGCTTCCTCTTGCTGGAGGCCAGGAGGTCGGGCGTGGCGGGGACCTCCGCCGGGGGCGGGTCCTCCGAGAGCTCGGCCGAGTCCTCCGCTGAGGTGGACagggcgggcggcggcggcggcagcggcgtcgGGGTGGACGGCAGGGGGGCCGGCGCCGTGAAGGGCGGCTCCTTGAAGAGCGGCCGCTCGTCCCGGCTCTCCGACGAGGGCTTCCTGTGGAGGGGGGCGGGCTCTGGGAAGACGGGCGTGAAGGTGAGGTCGCGGCCCGGCGTGCGGGGGATCCCCGAGCCCGGGACGGGGGACTGGGCGGGGTAGGAGAAGGGGCTGCCGAGGACGTGGGGGGAGCTGAGCAGGAGGCTGCCGCCCGTCAGCGGGGCGTCGCCGCCGGGCGTGACTGGCACCACGTCGCTGCTCTGCGACTGGAGCGGGCCCCGGGCGCGGCCCCCCGGGGGGTCCCGGCCCGGGGTGCGAGGGAACTCCTCGTCGTCCGTGGACGTGCGGGGCCAGCGGGAGACGTCGTGCGGCGCGGGGCccgccgggggagggggaggcagcgGGGGGAGGCGGCCTACTAGCGCCGGgtggggcgggagggggaggtgcatgAGGGCGGCggggtggggtttggggggcggggggtctgTCTTTagggcgggcgggggggtctTTCTACAGGGGGTGCCCGCCGCCGTCTGAGGCTTGCCTTGAACGTCGTTGTCGCTCTCGCTGAGGGAGCCCGTGGGGGTCGGGGGTCGGAGGACGTAGtcctggggggggcgggacttGGGCGTCGGAGCGGCGCCTTTGGCCTCCGCATCGGGCGCCTCTGCTGCAACACAAACaggaaatacagagagagagagagtcagagagagagacagagagagagacagagagagagagagagagagtcagagagagagacagagagagagacagagagagagagagagagagagagagagagagagagagagagagagagagagagagagagagagagagagagagagagagagagagagagagagagagagagagagagagagagagagagagagagagagagagagagagagagagagagagagagtcagagacagagacagagacagagagacagagagacagagacacacagggagagagagagacacagggagagagtcagagacagagagacagagagagagacagagagagagagagagagagagagacagagagagagagagagagagacagagacagagacagagacagagagacagagacagagacagagagagagagacagagagacagagagacagagacagagagtcagagacagagacagagacagagagacagagacagagacagagagagagagagagacacagggagagagacacagggagggagagagagagagagagggacagagacggagagagacagagagacagacacagggagagagtgagagacagagagagagagagagacacagggagagagtgagagacagagagagagagagacacagggagagagtgagagacagagagagagagagacacagggagagagtgagagagaatcagagagtgaaagtgaaagtgagacggagagatgacacacacacacacacacacacacacacacacacacacacacacacacacacacacacacacacacacacacacacacacacacacacacacacacacacacacacacacagagcattagagagacacagagagcattagagagagacagagggtgagtgAAACCAACCTGGTATGTGTTTGGGTGAGGGTGGCCTGAGGCGGTCCTGGCTGGGCGGCCCAGGGGGGGGTCCGTCGTCCTTGGGGCTGGGGGGTCTCCGTTTAGACTTGATCCTCAGCTCCTCCGCGGGGCTGGCGTCATTGCCGGAGTCGTCCTCGGGACAGGGGCCCGTGGGGGTCCGCGGCCGCCGGGCCTCCgacgccacctccacctccgccaccgccgcctcctcgtcggaggaggaagacgaggaggaggaagaggacgacgacgaggacCGCACCTGGAGCTCCTTGTCCCCGTCGTCGGCGTcggccaccagctcctccttctcttcggcctcctgctcctcgcccGAGCTCGACTCGTACTCGGACGAGTCGCCGCTGGCCGCCGACGAGTCGTAGCTGGCCTTGGACGACGGCGAGCTCTCCACCTCTGTGGGAGTGAACAGAAAGGGCCGCGGTCAGACGTTGGACGGACACCGCACGAAGGAGTCGCACGGGAACAAATGGGGGGACGCTGAGGCTGCTTGATTATGGAAATCAGAATCACggttattttggtcaatatcgAAATCACgtttattcaaacgattatttttgagtttataaaataataatcctcctgcatttattcagcctctctctcccgttgTAACTGAGAACCCTTAAAAAAAGACCAAAAAGATTCtaaccaaaaataaatgaataaaatctGTACAAGTacgtatccagctgttctgaaatttctataaaacatttcatgaataaaaaagatatcttaaaaaatatatataataataatattgtttcAACTcagattatattagtttggagatcgtttggCCCAAAAATTTAAACCATGATCGAAATGGGACTGAAGGCAGAGCCCTGGGGGACATCACGGTTACCGTCGTCGGACGAGTCTGTGGAGTCACTGTCACTGCCGCTGGACGACTCtgcctcttcgtcctcctcctcctcctcctcctcggcactCTCCTGTAACAACGAGTGTGAGGTGACGTTAAGGTGACAGATCCCTTCGGTTTGGAGCGTCTTTGGTCACATATTCAGTCAGGTGGTTCAAAGCATGGATGAGACAGAGCAAAACCGGTCGCTTACGTTTGCAAAGCCGTCGACGTCACTCGACCGTACCTTGTCTGACGATAGCCTTTGCGTGGCCTTGGCTTCATCCAAGTCCTCCTCCCGGTCCGACAGAgactcctccttctccgacgtctccacctgctcctcgcCCTCGCTGTCCAGTTTCAGGGGTCTGGAGGGCCGCCGCTTTGCCGCGATTCCCTCCGCGTCCATCTTGGAGTCTTCCGAGGGGAGCTCCGCGGGGTCTCTGTCCCGGTCTGAACGGAAACAAGAGAGCGTGATGAAGGGGAGTTTAGACGTCAAAACAATGCCCACTCCACAACCCATAATTAAATCAGCTGACTGACGGACTAGACTGGTGTTGCTAGTGAATGATGAGAGGGCGCCACAAGATGGTGCTGTCGAGCCACAACGGCATTAGGGATCGGGACTATATGGAATAATATCTGAATCCTGGTAATTTTATTGATTAAATAATATTTATGTAGCCAGATTATAGATTACAACTGGGCAATTGCCTCATGCATAACACAAAACTCAAAAAGACCTTCAAAATGGTCAGATCTGTAATGAATGTTCCAGGTTGACAGAGGCTTGATAAAGCTGGTccaaatttaaatatttaaccatAACGTTCACGTAGTTTGCCTTTTATACTGATTATTCCTAGCTAATGAGGAACCAATTTCAGTTGGTTGGTTGGGAATTGGATGATTGGCCTAGGAGATGTTGGGTAAGAAGTCTAGTGTCCTGATGGTCGTTGGAGACCAATAGCACCTGCATCATCTTGGACTTTAAGCCTTGGCCTTTTGTCAATTAGAAAGAGTTGCCCGTTGAGCGTGCTAGAGACTTGGTCCAACCGGTTGCTAGTCCCAGATTTGGAGGGTTGCCGACATGTGGGGGAAAAGTGAGCAAGGGGAACCTTGTGGCCGAGAGAATCGTAAGAAATCCTCATTGACAACAGGTGTCCTAATCAGAACATATGTATACtgtataataatactaatactaatccATGGCTCACCTTCATCCTCCAGCTCGTCGTCCACAGGGGTGGACGGCCGCACGCGCTTGTTGTCCCCTGAAGCGATGGGATCGGGCTTCCGCTTCACCTAacaccccccagacacacacacacacacacaccaccgatCAGCAACCCAGACATCagactcctctccccccccccccccccccccccccccggtggggcCTTTGTTTTGCGGGCAGCGGGCGAGGCTCACCTTGAAGGAGGGCAGGCGGATGGCCCCCCGCAGGCAGATCCCCATGCCCATGCCCTCGTAGCTCAACGCCTCGCCCTTGTTCCAGTTCTCCAGCAGGCTGGAGCCGATGGGCTCCTTGGGTTtgggcctctcctcctccttgccctCGCCGGCCTTCACGGGGGTCAGGGACGCCTGGGGAACGAGAGAGGCTGTTAAACGGTCGGGTTCTACGGTCGGTTGCATCTGGGGTCCACAGGGTGCAAGGTACGAGTGTACTGACGCCTATCCAAACTAATGTGTTATCATACATCATATTA
It encodes:
- the setd1ba gene encoding histone-lysine N-methyltransferase SETD1B-A isoform X1, yielding MSKPGERNRLNEDHGRKQSSSLANGMDHPVCSSGEKRSHHWRSYKLIIDPALKKGQHKLYRYDGQTFNMPNSGMLPLESVRDPRIGRLWTKYKETDLPVPTFKIDECYIGRVPPKEVTFARLNDNIREPFLTEMCKKYGDLEEVDILYNPKNKKHLGIAKVVFENVKAAKLAVQTLHNTSVMGNIIHVELDPKGENRLRYFQLLLNGSYTPLTLPVGVDDGSDVSPHSLAEALLNCEPSRRLSESGASGTTGGTAAGSAAAAANSSSTPLSMDTAYSSLRQETPQSQGTPHTPRQSGTPFSQDSNYSSRTSTPAYQASRTESSGRSRRHESKFQDAYNRRPEKPQYRSNTYRVTTPSSSEPASYKTHQVTPPEPPAPASPFPYTPPPPPAVASFKSSYPAYQAPPPPAFPPANESSFHHPGQRDGEYIRPPQPPPVAPTTPSTDKNRPETPPPVPPPEPGPPPSTPPLPRTPERRPSPGNPTLDAERNSLDSRIEMLLKEKRTKLPFLAERDSDTEVRMEGSPISSSSSQLSPVPPYTGASSCQAGPRTSRPPSTGLEDVSPTPLPESDDEEPVLGSAPLLKRPCSPVPEMTNDLKEGPFGNHTPTENTDLGNHSSGEDMEISEDEMPGGSPLDSSECAKGIVVNSAVSPMHPGHSMFPIHQSAFALQHAHLALPGAHPHLAGVPHHMLPHMGPYPPGMMPLMQMDLMNCLPQWGSVHMSFQMQTQMLSRMSQTGGGPYPYPHYMGGGASVPFGGPYASVSMGATPAGSPGQPWPQPSIPKFNPAVPPPGYEDQKEDPHKATVDGVLLVIVKELKAIMKRDLNRKMVEVVAFRAFDDWWDKKERSAKASLTPVKAGEGKEEERPKPKEPIGSSLLENWNKGEALSYEGMGMGICLRGAIRLPSFKVKRKPDPIASGDNKRVRPSTPVDDELEDEDRDRDPAELPSEDSKMDAEGIAAKRRPSRPLKLDSEGEEQVETSEKEESLSDREEDLDEAKATQRLSSDKESAEEEEEEEDEEAESSSGSDSDSTDSSDDEVESSPSSKASYDSSAASGDSSEYESSSGEEQEAEEKEELVADADDGDKELQVRSSSSSSSSSSSSSSDEEAAVAEVEVASEARRPRTPTGPCPEDDSGNDASPAEELRIKSKRRPPSPKDDGPPPGPPSQDRLRPPSPKHIPAEAPDAEAKGAAPTPKSRPPQDYVLRPPTPTGSLSESDNDVQGKPQTAAGTPCRKTPPPALKTDPPPPKPHPAALMHLPLPPHPALVGRLPPLPPPPPAGPAPHDVSRWPRTSTDDEEFPRTPGRDPPGGRARGPLQSQSSDVVPVTPGGDAPLTGGSLLLSSPHVLGSPFSYPAQSPVPGSGIPRTPGRDLTFTPVFPEPAPLHRKPSSESRDERPLFKEPPFTAPAPLPSTPTPLPPPPPALSTSAEDSAELSEDPPPAEVPATPDLLASSKRKLGRPKNKKFPSEPMPPAESPDPSSLLPDPHARSLLPDAALPPKRPEASDHRGLDFREEKTVKAEACLDDDDGFPPYRLSSVQPARRARRRWEELLLDSLSPAATPSRPCFALRSDFEEVTILYDIWNDGIDEEDIRLLQVTYDKMLQQDDCNVWLNDTLWVNHPPTNVPAVKRKRRDDGMRDHSTGCARSEGYYKIERKDKIKYLQSTRLLSEEPPADTQGMSIPAQVHVSTRSGSERRSEQRRLLSSFACDSDLLKFNQLKFRKKKIRFCRSGIHDWGLFALEPIAADEMVIEYVGQNIRQVIADMREKRYEEEGIGSSYMFRVDHDTIIDATKCGNFARFINHSCNPNCYAKVITVEAQKKIVIYSRQPINVNEEITYDYKFPIEDEKIPCLCGAENCRGTLN